The following coding sequences lie in one Rutidosis leptorrhynchoides isolate AG116_Rl617_1_P2 chromosome 6, CSIRO_AGI_Rlap_v1, whole genome shotgun sequence genomic window:
- the LOC139855944 gene encoding cation/H(+) antiporter 14-like: MLHVFVIGVQIDTGIIKSVHRHMVLMGCMSFLVPYSVCLMCLMPLGTFVAIDEVTFHTLPFVAGLTSMTTFPAVTNTLSDLNLLNSDLGRLSCSTALVTNFCSYVTCLALSTVGIALERQDWKPLKNVLLIACFLVSMCYIIRPFLLWMAKRIPEGQQIKESQFLVVMVAVLLCGFLSECLGQNASFGGFTMGVCVPDGPPFGSALVHRIDWMATNILVPAKFAISAFKVNLKSLGGDKVFAALITEDAFHFAMIMCTKGIIDVSAYSLIRSSEVVTDQAYSLLILNMLLVTGSTRLLLWHFYDPSTRYQTYKRNSILECEPGDFLRMVVCVHNEDHVLSLINLLEASNPTRHQRLEVITMNLNQLEGRSSAILIPSSEVEMIPSVQSRVLQIGNAFNYFMERNYDAVIVEHFVAMVPYRSMHEDIYTIAINKCANIVIVPFHKRWAIDGSIDATFPGIRLVNMKFMEKAPCSIGILVDRGQIGGPKSVLTRRTKVFRITQLFLGGIDDREALAYSSRMAQHHHTSLLLVLLRPKHTDVELEPEVHEKRLDQEMVDRFRMDCKGRNVHIQEQVANDAEETMQLLRAMEQGCDLFIVGREHGYAYSQLTYGLTEWSQCPELGCIGDVLASSDFKFSVLVMQQQPWEKLNSRVSSSSSSRSSRLVNDNM, encoded by the exons ATGTTACATGTTTTTGTCATTGGGGTACAAATCGACACGGGGATAATAAAAAGTGTTCATCGACATATGGTGCTTATGGGTTGCATGTCTTTCTTAGTACCTTATTCCGTTTGCTTAATGTGCTTAATGCCATTAGGGACTTTCGTCGCAATAGATGAAGTTACGTTTCATACGCTACCTTTTGTTGCCGGGTTAACTTCAATGACAACGTTTCCAGCTGTCACGAACACGCTTTCTGACTTAAACTTGTTGAATTCGGATCTAGGTCGATTGTCTTGTAGTACAGCTTTGGTTACGAATTTTTGTAGTTATGTTACTTGTTTAGCATTAAGTACTGTTGGTATAGCGTTAGAACGACAAGATTGGAAGCCGTTGAAAAACGTGTTGTTGATCGCTTGTTTTTTGGTCTCCATGTGTTACATAATTCGCCCGTTTTTGCTTTGGATGGCTAAACGGATACCCGAAGGTCAACAAATAAAAGAGAGCCAGTTTTTAGTAGTAATGGTAGCCGTTTTATTGTGCGGGTTTTTATCAGAATGTTTAGGACAAAACGCGTCGTTTGGCGGGTTTACGATGGGGGTATGTGTGCCAGATGGGCCGCCATTTGGGTCGGCTCTGGTTCACAGAATCGACTGGATGGCGACTAACATTTTGGTTCCGGCTAAATTTGCGATTAGTGCGTTTAAGGTGAACTTAAAGTCACTTGGTGGTGATAAAGTGTTTGCTGCTTTAATAACTG AAGACGCTTTTCATTTTGCTATGATCATGTGTACCAAAGGCATCATCGACGTCTCTGCGTATTCACTTATACGTTCAAGCGAG GTGGTAACAGATCAAGCATACTCTCTTCTTATACTAAACATGCTATTAGTAACAGGAAGTACAAGGCTTCTACTATGGCACTTTTACGATCCATCGACAAGATACCAAACATACAAACGAAACAGTATCTTAGAATGCGAACCAGGCGATTTCCTAAGAATGGTGGTTTGTGTTCACAACGAAGACCACGTCTTATCACTCATAAACCTCTTAGAAGCCTCAAATCCAACAAGACATCAACGTCTCGAAGTTATCACAATGAACCTAAACCAACTCGAAGGTCGATCATCCGCTATTTTAATCCCGAGTTCAGAAGTCGAAATGATCCCGTCCGTCCAAAGTCGAGTTTTACAAATAGGAAACGCGTTTAACTACTTCATGGAACGTAACTATGACGCTGTTATCGTTGAGCACTTTGTTGCAATGGTGCCATATCGAAGTATGCACGAAGATATCTATACTATTGCGATTAACAAATGTGCTAACATTGTTATCGTCCCATTTCATAAACGTTGGGCTATCGATGGGTCTATCGATGCTACATTTCCGGGAATTCGATTAGTCAATATGAAATTTATGGAAAAAGCCCCTTGTTCGATCGGTATACTTGTTGACCGAGGTCAAATCGGTGGACCTAAATCGGTGTTAACAAGACGAACCAAGGTGTTCCGTATAACACAACTATTTCTAGGCGGAATCGATGATAGAGAAGCACTTGCGTATAGTTCTCGAATGGCGCAACATCATCACACTAGTTTATTGCTTGTTTTGCTAAGACCGAAGCATACGGATGTGGAGCTCGAACCCGAAGTGCACGAAAAGCGATTAGATCAGGAGATGGTTGACCGATTTAGGATGGATTGTAAGGGACGAAACGTACATATTCAAGAACAGGTGGCGAACGATGCAGAAGAAACAATGCAATTATTGAGAGCAATGGAACAAGGTTGTGATTTGTTTATAGTTGGAAGGGAACATGGTTACGCGTATTCGCAGTTAACGTACGGGTTAACCGAGTGGTCCCAGTGCCCTGAGTTGGGGTGCATTGGAGACGTGTTAGCAAGTTCCGACTTTAAGTTTTCGGTTTTAGTGATGCAACAGCAGCCTTGGGAAAAGTTGAATTCCAGGGTGAGCAGTTCGAGCAGTTCACGCAGTTCGCGTTTAGTAAATGATAATATGTAA